One window of the Leptotrichia hongkongensis genome contains the following:
- a CDS encoding tetratricopeptide repeat protein — MKQTQKEWARYIQDEIQKNDSYDNYKHAFIEYKDYLEKCLLENPKNVEIICQLAAVYNELNYQWDDIYKLLNEFIKKYENELTDEEKSRIYTNLGFYYDDQRDGSKRAIRTLRKAVAFNPNNSKAYYGLGADYYGAGKYDKSEEMYKRACELENNPIYKFEYPNLLMVNGKNEEAKIILEELIKKDFEFEKEDFVKIKYIYIANKVQLKEFVNIEAQIDELMLENIDNDYFFGSDLESLYYLSENYKKFVEIYLKIDAQEDCQVPYEELPIYFYSLKRLDKFDKLEKSFEKALKFKNEEIEDVKNSEFKREWTKSEKKEEIREIKRQIKNLKVEYEKILKTDYKPEVKIYPKFLYDCFLIDCPRHQKLD; from the coding sequence ATGAAACAAACACAAAAAGAATGGGCAAGATATATTCAGGATGAAATCCAAAAAAATGATAGTTACGATAATTATAAACATGCATTTATTGAATATAAGGATTATTTAGAGAAATGTCTTTTAGAAAATCCCAAAAATGTGGAAATTATTTGTCAATTAGCAGCAGTTTATAATGAATTAAATTATCAATGGGATGATATTTATAAATTATTGAATGAATTTATTAAAAAATATGAAAATGAATTAACTGATGAGGAAAAATCACGGATTTATACTAATTTAGGTTTTTATTATGATGATCAGAGAGATGGCAGTAAGAGAGCAATTAGAACTTTGAGAAAGGCTGTGGCGTTTAATCCAAATAATTCTAAGGCTTATTATGGGCTTGGGGCAGATTATTATGGTGCTGGGAAATACGATAAGTCGGAAGAAATGTATAAAAGAGCTTGTGAGCTGGAAAATAATCCGATTTATAAGTTTGAATATCCGAATTTGCTGATGGTTAATGGAAAAAACGAAGAGGCGAAAATAATTTTGGAAGAATTAATAAAAAAAGATTTTGAATTTGAAAAAGAAGATTTTGTTAAGATAAAGTATATTTATATTGCGAATAAGGTTCAGTTGAAGGAATTTGTAAATATTGAGGCTCAAATTGATGAATTAATGTTAGAAAATATTGATAATGATTATTTTTTTGGTAGTGATTTAGAGAGTCTGTATTATTTATCTGAGAATTATAAAAAATTTGTAGAAATTTATTTAAAAATAGACGCTCAAGAGGATTGCCAAGTACCATATGAAGAACTACCAATTTATTTTTATTCATTAAAGCGATTAGATAAATTTGATAAATTAGAAAAATCTTTTGAGAAAGCATTGAAATTTAAAAATGAAGAAATAGAAGATGTTAAAAATAGTGAATTTAAAAGAGAATGGACAAAATCTGAGAAAAAAGAAGAAATTAGGGAGATAAAAAGACAAATAAAGAATTTGAAGGTAGAATATGAAAAAATATTGAAAACAGATTATAAACCAGAAGTTAAAATTTATCCCAAATTTTTATATGACTGTTTTTTGATAGATTGTCCACGACATCAGAAGTTAGATTAG
- a CDS encoding glycerate kinase: MKVVIAPDSFKESMSAKEVCDCAERGILSIFPEWEIVKVPMADGGEGTLESLIDATNGKIYNEETLNPIGEKIISRYGILGDKNIAIIEMASTSGIELIPKEKRNPYITTTYGTGQLMLKALDHDVERIILGIGGSATTDGGSGMLQALGAKLMDENGREIGFGGFELGKLAKIDFSNLDERLRKVEILVACDVSNPLTGKNGSAYVFGPQKGATPQMVEVLDNNLLHYSKIVKRDLNMEINNVPGAGAAGGLGAGLLTLGGILKKGVEIVIDTVDLEEKLKDADLVITGEGGMDKQTIYGKTPFGVAELAKKYNIPVIGIAGNLGNGYEILYDNGFDAIFSIMPGVRTLETALISGSVNVENTVRNIFGSLKSIKIK, encoded by the coding sequence ATGAAAGTAGTAATAGCACCAGATTCATTTAAGGAAAGCATGTCAGCAAAAGAAGTATGCGATTGTGCAGAAAGGGGAATTTTATCAATATTTCCAGAATGGGAAATAGTAAAAGTTCCTATGGCTGATGGTGGAGAAGGTACACTAGAATCTCTAATAGATGCAACAAATGGTAAAATCTACAATGAAGAAACCTTAAATCCGATTGGAGAAAAAATTATTTCAAGATATGGAATATTAGGAGATAAGAATATTGCTATAATTGAGATGGCTTCAACGAGCGGTATAGAACTGATACCAAAAGAAAAAAGAAATCCGTATATAACAACAACCTACGGTACAGGACAATTAATGTTAAAGGCCTTAGATCACGATGTGGAAAGAATTATTCTAGGAATAGGTGGAAGTGCTACAACAGATGGCGGATCTGGAATGCTTCAGGCCTTAGGTGCTAAATTGATGGATGAAAATGGAAGAGAAATTGGATTTGGTGGATTTGAACTAGGAAAATTAGCAAAAATAGATTTTTCAAATTTAGACGAAAGATTAAGAAAGGTAGAAATCTTGGTTGCGTGTGATGTTTCAAATCCGTTAACTGGTAAAAATGGATCAGCATACGTATTTGGTCCTCAAAAAGGTGCAACTCCTCAAATGGTGGAAGTTTTGGATAACAATCTGCTACATTATTCAAAAATTGTCAAAAGAGACTTGAATATGGAAATAAACAATGTTCCTGGTGCAGGAGCGGCTGGAGGTCTTGGTGCAGGATTGTTGACTCTAGGAGGAATATTAAAAAAAGGTGTAGAAATAGTTATTGATACTGTTGATCTTGAGGAAAAACTGAAAGATGCAGATTTGGTAATAACTGGAGAAGGTGGAATGGATAAACAGACAATTTATGGAAAAACACCTTTTGGAGTTGCAGAACTTGCTAAAAAATACAACATTCCAGTAATTGGAATAGCTGGAAACCTAGGAAATGGCTATGAAATTTTGTATGATAATGGCTTTGATGCTATATTTTCAATTATGCCTGGAGTCAGAACTCTTGAAACTGCATTAATTTCAGGAAGTGTAAATGTTGAAAACACAGTAAGAAATATTTTTGGATCATTAAAATCAATAAAAATAAAATAA
- a CDS encoding Txe/YoeB family addiction module toxin, with the protein MVEEYKIYILKKANKDKEKIKQFPALKNNVEKLINLIKKNPFQTPPSYEVLTKDLKGYYSRRINKQHRLVYEVIEEEKRINIISMWTHYEI; encoded by the coding sequence ATGGTAGAAGAATACAAAATTTATATTTTGAAAAAAGCTAATAAGGATAAAGAGAAAATAAAGCAATTTCCAGCATTAAAAAATAATGTGGAAAAATTAATAAATCTTATAAAGAAAAATCCCTTTCAAACACCACCGTCCTATGAGGTTTTAACTAAAGATTTGAAAGGTTATTATTCAAGAAGAATTAATAAACAGCACAGGCTAGTATATGAAGTTATAGAAGAAGAAAAAAGAATAAATATCATTAGCATGTGGACACATTATGAAATTTAA
- a CDS encoding tetratricopeptide repeat protein yields MDIEVKLNEKMKKYIYKIWEKMGNEDRTEYDVALENYRKYLLKETAKNPEDVSVVCQLAGVCYLSRKCDDIEILETFLKRNFDILTEDEKFRIYVNLAYLCEDMGCMEEKAIDYLEKAIKINSNNADIYYRLSAICFYAKMYQKSLENIEIACKMSNETKYSYGYALILIKSKEYKKAEKILDDLLMEDSDNIKYHFYRVLCEIYLGNKDTGNIEKLLEKIKEFEMLEKTDYKKYLNWLTYEGFNTIDNSNIKDLYYLCGNYEKYCKYAENVNFNLEVNYMAPYLYSLKQLNKFEKIDKILKEAEKEIFQNVEEIKTDEEYRKDTMEEELLEMIEDEKQRLENINLVSKKILNTDFKPKMEIFMFFENECWLVDCPQHLIIDED; encoded by the coding sequence TTGGATATTGAAGTTAAATTGAATGAGAAAATGAAAAAATATATTTATAAAATATGGGAAAAAATGGGAAATGAAGATAGAACAGAATATGATGTTGCACTTGAAAATTATAGGAAATACTTGTTAAAGGAAACTGCAAAAAATCCTGAGGATGTTTCAGTCGTTTGTCAATTGGCGGGAGTTTGTTATTTGAGTAGGAAATGCGACGATATAGAAATTTTAGAAACATTTTTGAAAAGGAATTTTGATATTTTAACAGAAGATGAAAAGTTTAGAATATATGTTAATTTAGCTTATTTGTGTGAAGATATGGGATGTATGGAAGAAAAGGCTATTGATTATCTTGAAAAAGCAATAAAAATTAATTCAAATAATGCAGACATTTATTACAGACTTTCAGCTATTTGTTTTTATGCTAAAATGTATCAAAAATCTCTTGAAAATATAGAGATTGCCTGCAAAATGAGTAATGAAACAAAATATAGTTATGGATATGCACTGATTTTGATTAAAAGTAAAGAATATAAAAAAGCTGAAAAAATTTTAGACGATTTGTTAATGGAGGATTCAGACAATATTAAATATCATTTTTACAGGGTTCTTTGTGAAATTTATTTAGGAAATAAAGATACTGGAAATATAGAAAAACTTTTGGAAAAAATAAAAGAGTTTGAAATGCTGGAGAAAACAGATTATAAAAAATATTTGAATTGGTTGACATATGAAGGTTTTAACACCATTGATAATAGTAATATAAAAGATTTATATTATTTATGTGGTAATTATGAAAAATATTGTAAATATGCAGAGAATGTTAATTTTAATTTAGAAGTAAATTATATGGCACCGTATCTTTATTCTTTGAAACAATTGAATAAATTTGAGAAAATAGACAAAATATTGAAAGAAGCTGAAAAAGAGATTTTTCAAAACGTTGAAGAAATAAAGACTGATGAAGAATATCGGAAAGATACAATGGAAGAAGAGCTTTTGGAAATGATAGAAGATGAAAAACAGAGATTGGAGAATATTAATTTAGTGTCGAAAAAAATATTGAATACGGATTTTAAGCCTAAGATGGAAATATTTATGTTTTTTGAAAATGAATGTTGGTTAGTGGATTGTCCACAACATTTGATAATTGATGAGGATTGA
- the mltG gene encoding endolytic transglycosylase MltG, with product MKNTLKIVYTILFLILFMCLTLFYNFFFAKREYKNVNINIKKGTNFAQIYKDLKLKYGIVDKIYLKLNGGNIKLKVGTYKFNGKFSKYEIIKKIKSSETNGVRLTIPEGFTSKQVFARMEALELGNREEINKVLSEMDFPYPHENNNFEGYFYPETYIFSENVTTKQVIQTILGEFLKKFPPEKYPDKQKFYDNLKMASIVEAEVPDAVDKPKVAGIFLKRLEIGMKLESDATLKYELGRQASRNELKSQNTPYNSYKVKGLPPTPIGNPPIETFKAVLNAEKTDNLFFFTYKGKTYYSKTHEEHLKKRRESGQLK from the coding sequence ATGAAAAATACACTAAAAATTGTCTATACAATATTATTTTTAATATTGTTTATGTGCTTAACACTTTTTTATAATTTCTTTTTTGCTAAAAGAGAATATAAAAATGTTAATATAAATATAAAAAAAGGAACAAATTTCGCACAGATATACAAAGATTTAAAGTTAAAATATGGAATTGTAGATAAAATATATTTAAAGTTAAATGGTGGAAATATAAAATTAAAAGTAGGAACTTATAAATTTAATGGAAAATTCTCAAAATATGAAATTATAAAAAAAATTAAGAGCAGTGAAACTAATGGAGTTAGATTGACAATACCTGAAGGATTTACTTCAAAGCAAGTGTTTGCAAGGATGGAAGCATTAGAACTTGGGAATAGAGAAGAAATAAACAAAGTCCTTAGTGAAATGGACTTTCCATATCCACATGAAAATAATAATTTTGAAGGTTATTTTTATCCTGAAACTTATATTTTTTCTGAAAATGTTACAACGAAACAGGTTATTCAAACTATTTTAGGTGAATTTTTGAAAAAATTTCCACCTGAAAAATATCCTGATAAACAAAAGTTTTATGATAATTTAAAAATGGCTTCAATAGTGGAAGCGGAAGTGCCTGATGCTGTAGATAAGCCAAAAGTTGCGGGAATATTTTTGAAAAGATTGGAAATTGGAATGAAATTGGAATCAGATGCAACTTTGAAATATGAACTGGGAAGACAAGCATCAAGAAATGAGTTAAAATCTCAAAATACACCATATAATTCATATAAAGTTAAAGGGTTGCCACCAACGCCAATTGGAAATCCACCAATAGAAACTTTTAAGGCAGTTTTAAATGCAGAAAAGACAGATAATTTATTTTTCTTCACATATAAAGGAAAAACATATTATTCAAAAACACATGAGGAACATTTAAAAAAACGTCGTGAAAGCGGACAGTTAAAATAA
- a CDS encoding GntP family permease, producing MITATGAMIGLAVAIVLIVKKFNPAYSLIIGSLLGGLLGGAGLTDTVSFMIKGAQGMMPAILRIVTAGVLAGVLIETGAANKIAETIVDKMGENKAIFALVISTFILTAVGVFIDIAVITVSPIALALAKRVNISKTSILIAMIGGGKCGNIISPNPNAIAASESFNIPLTSVMFAGIIPSIVGIVITVIIASSLTRKGVKIVDSDIEVGTEIKEKPSFAASIIGPLFAILLLALRPIANIVVDPLVALPVGGLIGCIAMGKIKNINEYCKSGLSKMIMVAIILIGTGTLAGIISNSNIKDIITALLSSTGAPAFLLAPLSGILMSAATASTTSGTAVASKVFGPSMISLGVKPLNAAAMIHSGATVLDHLPHGSFFHATGGAVNMEIKDRLLLIPFESLIGFVLTVVSTILFGIFGL from the coding sequence ATGATTACAGCGACAGGAGCCATGATAGGATTGGCAGTAGCGATTGTACTTATAGTAAAGAAATTTAATCCAGCGTATTCTTTGATAATAGGTTCTCTTTTAGGAGGATTGCTAGGCGGAGCAGGATTGACAGATACTGTAAGTTTTATGATTAAAGGTGCTCAAGGAATGATGCCTGCTATTTTGAGGATTGTTACAGCAGGAGTTCTTGCAGGGGTGCTTATAGAAACAGGAGCAGCTAACAAGATAGCAGAGACAATAGTTGACAAAATGGGGGAGAATAAAGCGATATTTGCATTAGTCATATCAACATTTATTTTAACAGCCGTAGGTGTATTTATAGATATTGCAGTAATTACTGTATCACCAATAGCTTTAGCTTTAGCCAAAAGAGTAAACATATCAAAAACTTCAATATTAATCGCAATGATTGGTGGAGGGAAATGTGGAAATATAATTTCTCCAAATCCAAATGCAATAGCGGCATCAGAATCATTTAATATTCCCTTAACTTCTGTCATGTTCGCAGGAATTATTCCATCGATAGTTGGGATAGTAATTACAGTAATTATTGCAAGTTCATTAACACGAAAAGGTGTTAAAATAGTTGATTCTGATATAGAAGTTGGAACTGAAATAAAAGAAAAGCCTTCTTTTGCAGCATCAATAATAGGACCACTTTTTGCAATCTTGCTGCTTGCTTTACGTCCAATTGCAAATATAGTTGTAGATCCGTTAGTTGCATTGCCAGTAGGTGGTTTAATAGGATGTATTGCTATGGGAAAAATTAAGAATATAAATGAATACTGTAAGTCAGGATTAAGCAAAATGATAATGGTAGCAATAATATTGATAGGTACAGGAACTTTAGCAGGAATAATTTCAAATTCAAATATCAAGGATATAATTACAGCATTATTAAGTTCAACAGGTGCACCTGCATTCTTATTAGCACCACTTTCAGGAATATTGATGTCTGCTGCCACAGCCTCTACAACATCAGGTACTGCTGTAGCAAGTAAGGTATTTGGTCCATCAATGATTTCGCTGGGTGTTAAGCCATTAAATGCGGCTGCAATGATTCACAGTGGAGCGACAGTTTTGGATCATTTGCCACATGGAAGTTTTTTCCATGCTACTGGTGGAGCAGTTAATATGGAAATAAAGGATAGACTTTTATTAATACCATTTGAAAGTTTGATAGGATTTGTATTGACTGTGGTTTCAACAATATTGTTTGGAATTTTTGGACTATAG
- the tilS gene encoding tRNA lysidine(34) synthetase TilS produces MEKVKKIEKKILKKLEEVIKEGLVSEKDKILIAFSGGPDSVFLYHFLNLLKNIISIEISIVYINHNLRHDVENDLKFINEFSNSNNVNYYIESVDVKKYATKNKKSIELAARELRYEAIENIRKKIGYNKIATGHNLDDNVETFIFRLLRGTSVTGLKSIPKTRENIIRPILDFEKSEILSFLKNKNYKYIIDYTNNKNDYTRNFIRNKIFPDFENINPTFRQKIDSLIKEINDKENCKLTFSNIYEETINHKDELIQLLKQNNVEISREKINQIYKSLFLENGKLQNEGSKEFYLGKNKVLQNIYGELKIISIVDEKAEKSVKSDKNSKIFDKIKILKGNQSIEWYNYEIILYENIQDFKTYFINKKNINYTFYKFDDEKIKDGKIIVRSRKDGDRIFLKNLGHKKVKKILIDEKIMKWERDFIPIVEIEDAQVLESLETEISKIEIDNNKKTKEILAISDIKFSKFLEKISNKDIENLENSNKSKLLIIGRKNGRKR; encoded by the coding sequence ATGGAAAAAGTAAAAAAAATTGAAAAAAAAATATTAAAAAAATTAGAGGAAGTTATAAAGGAAGGGCTGGTATCTGAAAAAGACAAGATTCTTATTGCCTTTTCTGGAGGACCTGATTCAGTTTTTCTTTATCACTTTCTTAATTTACTAAAAAATATAATTTCAATAGAGATTTCAATAGTTTATATTAATCATAACTTACGTCATGATGTTGAAAACGACTTGAAATTTATAAATGAATTTTCAAATTCCAATAATGTTAATTATTATATCGAAAGTGTTGATGTAAAAAAGTATGCAACAAAAAATAAAAAGTCAATAGAATTGGCAGCAAGGGAATTGAGATATGAGGCTATTGAGAATATTAGAAAAAAGATAGGATATAACAAGATTGCTACAGGTCATAATTTGGATGATAATGTAGAGACCTTTATTTTCCGTCTTTTAAGGGGTACATCGGTAACAGGGTTAAAAAGTATTCCAAAGACAAGAGAAAATATAATAAGACCAATTTTAGATTTTGAAAAAAGTGAAATTTTATCTTTTTTAAAAAATAAAAATTACAAATACATAATTGATTATACCAATAATAAAAATGACTATACAAGAAACTTTATCCGAAATAAAATTTTTCCTGATTTCGAAAATATTAACCCTACTTTTAGGCAAAAAATAGATTCTCTGATAAAAGAAATTAATGACAAAGAAAATTGTAAATTGACATTTTCTAATATTTATGAGGAAACTATAAATCATAAAGATGAATTAATTCAACTTCTGAAGCAAAATAATGTAGAAATCTCAAGAGAAAAAATTAATCAGATTTACAAAAGTCTTTTTTTGGAAAATGGGAAATTACAGAATGAAGGTTCAAAAGAATTTTATTTAGGTAAAAATAAAGTTTTGCAAAATATATATGGGGAATTAAAAATTATTAGTATTGTAGATGAGAAAGCAGAAAAAAGTGTAAAAAGTGATAAAAATAGTAAAATCTTTGATAAAATTAAAATTTTAAAGGGAAATCAAAGTATTGAATGGTATAATTACGAGATAATCTTATATGAAAACATTCAGGATTTTAAAACTTATTTTATAAACAAAAAAAATATAAACTATACTTTTTATAAATTTGATGATGAAAAAATAAAAGATGGAAAAATTATTGTCAGAAGTCGAAAAGATGGGGATAGAATTTTTCTGAAAAATTTGGGACATAAAAAAGTTAAGAAAATTCTTATTGATGAAAAGATTATGAAATGGGAGAGGGATTTCATTCCCATTGTAGAGATTGAAGATGCTCAAGTTTTGGAGAGTTTAGAAACTGAAATTAGTAAAATAGAAATTGATAATAATAAAAAAACAAAAGAAATATTAGCAATTTCAGATATAAAGTTTTCAAAATTTTTGGAAAAAATCTCAAATAAAGATATTGAAAATTTAGAAAATAGCAATAAAAGTAAACTATTAATAATAGGGAGGAAAAATGGCAGAAAGAGATAA
- a CDS encoding tetratricopeptide repeat protein — MEKQKNLERKTVKEWIKYIQEKIRNNSDYDSVYEEYKMFLENKLKENPKNVEVVCQLAAVYNELTYQWKDIYKLLNEFIKKYENELTDEEKSRIYTNLGYYYDDQRDGSKRAIRTLRKAVAFNPNNSKAYYGLGADYYGAGKYDKSEEMYKRACELENNPIYKFEYANLLMVNGKNEEAKIILEELVKKDFEFGKEDFAKIRYSYIANKIQLRKFENIENEINELMLENVGNEDFWDYIFAELYYLAGKYEKSEETYAKVKNSNYEVATWWIAPYFYSIKQLNQKEKLQREFEEILEIKSEEIEDVKNSEFKREWTKSEKKEEIRKIKRQIKNLKAEYEKILKTDYKPEVKIYPKFLYNCFLIDCPRHQKLK, encoded by the coding sequence TTGGAAAAACAAAAAAACTTAGAAAGAAAAACGGTAAAAGAATGGATAAAATATATTCAAGAAAAAATTAGAAATAATAGTGATTACGATTCTGTTTATGAAGAGTATAAAATGTTTTTGGAAAATAAATTGAAAGAAAATCCCAAAAATGTGGAAGTTGTTTGTCAATTGGCAGCAGTTTACAATGAATTAACTTATCAATGGAAGGATATTTATAAATTATTGAATGAATTTATTAAAAAATATGAAAATGAATTGACTGATGAGGAAAAATCACGGATTTATACTAATTTAGGGTATTATTATGATGATCAGAGAGATGGTAGTAAGAGAGCAATTAGAACTTTGAGAAAGGCTGTGGCGTTTAATCCAAATAATTCTAAGGCTTATTATGGGCTTGGGGCAGATTATTATGGTGCTGGGAAATACGATAAGTCGGAAGAAATGTATAAAAGAGCTTGTGAGCTGGAAAATAATCCGATTTATAAGTTTGAATATGCGAATTTGTTGATGGTTAATGGAAAAAACGAAGAGGCGAAAATAATTTTGGAAGAATTAGTAAAAAAAGATTTTGAGTTTGGAAAAGAGGATTTTGCTAAGATAAGATATAGTTATATTGCAAATAAAATTCAATTAAGGAAATTTGAAAATATTGAGAATGAAATTAATGAATTAATGTTGGAAAATGTTGGAAATGAAGATTTTTGGGATTACATTTTTGCAGAATTGTACTATTTGGCTGGAAAATATGAGAAAAGTGAAGAGACTTATGCAAAAGTGAAAAATAGCAATTATGAAGTTGCAACTTGGTGGATTGCACCTTATTTTTATTCAATAAAGCAATTGAATCAAAAAGAGAAATTACAAAGAGAATTTGAAGAAATATTAGAAATTAAAAGTGAAGAAATAGAAGATGTAAAAAATAGTGAATTTAAAAGAGAATGGACAAAATCTGAGAAAAAAGAAGAAATTAGGAAGATAAAAAGACAAATAAAGAATTTGAAGGCAGAATATGAAAAAATATTGAAAACAGATTATAAACCAGAAGTAAAAATTTATCCAAAATTTTTATATAACTGCTTTTTGATAGATTGTCCACGACATCAGAAGTTGAAATAA
- a CDS encoding type II toxin-antitoxin system Phd/YefM family antitoxin translates to MTNTNATNLRKNLFSYLESAIDYNDVINVNTKKGNAIIISEAEYNGLLETLYLLSDPSMKEKIEAAKNASDEDYEVFEW, encoded by the coding sequence ATGACAAATACAAATGCAACTAATTTGAGAAAAAATTTATTTTCTTATTTAGAATCAGCAATTGACTATAATGATGTTATCAATGTGAACACTAAAAAAGGAAATGCTATTATCATTAGCGAAGCTGAATACAACGGTTTATTAGAAACTCTATACTTGTTATCAGACCCATCGATGAAAGAAAAAATTGAAGCCGCAAAAAATGCTTCTGATGAAGATTACGAGGTTTTTGAATGGTAG
- the purD gene encoding phosphoribosylamine--glycine ligase produces MKILIVGAGGREHAIAWKLSQNEKVEKIFIAPGNACVEMLPNAESVNLGSIDEYISFSKDNNVELTVVGSEELLVQGIVDEFHKNGLKIFGPDKKAAILEGSKAYSKDFMKKYGIKTAVYEIFDNSEKAKEFLNNWKDFPVVIKASGLAAGKGVIIAQNLNEAIKAVEDIMVDEKFGNAGNQVVIEEFLDGVEASILSFTDSKVIVPLLSAKDHKKIGEDETGLNTGGMGVISPNPFVTDEIFEKFKSDIMEPTLKGMQSEGMDFEGVIFFGLMITKKGVYLLEYNMRMGDPETQAVLPLLENDLLELIEKSFEKKLSEVKVDWKPLHSCCVVAAAGGYPESYKKGDEITGVLDFNETDDNKVFICGAKVESGKLLTNGGRVLNVVALGNTLEEAQKKAYELLKTINFEGMYFRKDIGGRF; encoded by the coding sequence ATGAAAATATTGATTGTAGGTGCTGGCGGAAGAGAGCATGCAATTGCTTGGAAACTTTCTCAAAATGAAAAGGTGGAGAAGATTTTTATAGCTCCAGGAAATGCCTGTGTAGAAATGCTGCCAAATGCTGAAAGTGTTAATTTAGGATCAATCGATGAGTATATTTCATTTTCAAAAGACAATAATGTGGAATTGACAGTCGTGGGAAGTGAAGAATTGCTTGTTCAAGGGATTGTGGATGAATTTCATAAAAATGGACTGAAAATATTTGGGCCTGATAAAAAGGCTGCGATTCTTGAAGGAAGTAAGGCTTATTCTAAGGATTTTATGAAAAAATATGGGATAAAGACAGCAGTTTATGAAATTTTTGATAATTCTGAAAAGGCGAAGGAATTTTTGAATAACTGGAAAGATTTTCCTGTGGTTATAAAGGCTAGCGGACTTGCAGCTGGAAAAGGAGTTATTATTGCTCAAAATCTAAATGAAGCTATTAAGGCTGTGGAAGATATAATGGTTGATGAGAAATTTGGAAATGCTGGAAATCAGGTTGTAATTGAAGAATTTCTCGACGGAGTAGAAGCTTCAATTTTATCATTTACAGACAGTAAAGTGATTGTACCGCTGTTGTCAGCAAAGGATCATAAAAAGATTGGAGAAGATGAAACTGGATTAAATACAGGAGGAATGGGAGTTATTAGTCCGAATCCTTTTGTTACAGACGAAATTTTTGAAAAATTTAAGTCAGATATAATGGAGCCGACTTTGAAGGGAATGCAGTCTGAAGGAATGGATTTTGAAGGAGTAATTTTCTTTGGACTTATGATTACTAAAAAAGGTGTTTACCTGCTTGAATACAATATGAGAATGGGAGATCCGGAAACACAGGCGGTATTACCGCTTCTGGAAAATGACTTGCTTGAGTTAATAGAAAAATCTTTTGAAAAAAAATTATCGGAAGTTAAAGTTGATTGGAAACCATTACATTCATGCTGCGTAGTAGCCGCTGCTGGAGGTTACCCAGAAAGTTATAAAAAAGGCGATGAAATTACAGGAGTTCTTGATTTTAATGAAACTGACGATAACAAAGTGTTTATTTGTGGAGCAAAAGTTGAAAGTGGAAAATTGTTGACTAATGGCGGAAGAGTATTAAATGTTGTAGCTCTTGGGAATACACTGGAAGAAGCACAAAAAAAAGCGTATGAACTTTTGAAAACTATAAATTTTGAAGGAATGTATTTTAGAAAAGATATTGGTGGAAGATTTTAG